In Flavobacteriales bacterium TMED191, the following are encoded in one genomic region:
- a CDS encoding gfo/Idh/MocA family oxidoreductase, with protein MSQKVQFGIIGFGHIGTRHAKCILDHPQTNLSAICDSLPLEKLNRNNIDKSIFCSYENIISNQNIDVINICTPNYLHAKMAVDALKAGKHVVIEKPMALSTLEAQKIIDASKMFNKLVFCVMQNRFSPSIIWLKDVIFKKILGKINMFSINCFWNRNDNYYLDSEWHGSYEKDRGPLFTQFSHFIDVIYWLFGSVSSINSDFFYFNKKHFIEFEDSGIIRLNYEDNLVGVLNYSTAVWNKNFESSITIIGEKGTVKIGGQYMDQIKYCDIKDYTQPKINSKVACNDYGTYKGSASNHDKMIDNVVNVLIDKHEVHTNALEGLSVVRIIEKIYNQRK; from the coding sequence ATGAGTCAAAAAGTACAATTTGGTATAATAGGTTTTGGACATATTGGTACTCGTCATGCCAAATGTATTCTTGATCATCCACAAACCAATTTAAGTGCTATATGCGACAGTCTACCATTAGAAAAACTTAATCGCAATAATATAGATAAAAGTATCTTTTGTAGCTATGAAAATATTATTTCTAATCAAAACATTGATGTAATTAATATATGCACTCCTAATTATTTACATGCAAAAATGGCTGTAGATGCTTTAAAAGCTGGTAAGCATGTAGTAATTGAAAAGCCAATGGCTCTTTCAACTTTAGAAGCTCAAAAAATTATTGATGCTTCTAAGATGTTCAATAAATTAGTTTTTTGTGTTATGCAAAACAGATTTTCACCATCAATTATTTGGTTAAAAGATGTTATTTTTAAGAAAATACTAGGAAAAATTAACATGTTCTCAATTAATTGTTTTTGGAATCGAAACGATAATTACTATTTAGATAGTGAATGGCATGGTTCTTACGAAAAAGATCGCGGACCATTATTTACTCAGTTTTCTCATTTTATTGACGTAATTTATTGGCTATTTGGTTCAGTAAGTTCTATTAATTCAGACTTTTTTTATTTTAACAAAAAACATTTTATAGAATTTGAAGACTCAGGAATTATACGATTAAATTATGAAGATAATCTTGTGGGAGTTTTGAATTACTCAACTGCTGTTTGGAATAAAAACTTTGAAAGTAGTATAACAATAATTGGTGAAAAAGGAACTGTTAAAATAGGTGGGCAATACATGGATCAGATAAAATATTGTGATATTAAAGACTATACGCAGCCAAAAATAAATAGTAAGGTGGCTTGTAATGATTATGGTACTTATAAAGGTTCAGCATCAAATCATGACAAAATGATTGATAATGTTGTAAATGTTTTAATTGACAAACATGAAGTACATACAAATGCTTTAGAAGGATTAAGTGTTGTTAGAATAATTGAAAAAATATATAATCAAAGAAAATAA
- the gcvH gene encoding glycine cleavage system protein GcvH, producing MELLNNLQYTKNHEWVLIEGNIATIGITDYAQKELGDIVYVDVDCLEQQLNADDVFGSVEAVKTVSDLYMPVSGKIIEVNDALDNNPDLLNQSPYNDGWIIKVQINDANNNELLNSDQYKSLIGM from the coding sequence ATGGAACTACTGAATAATTTACAATACACAAAAAATCATGAGTGGGTTTTAATTGAGGGAAATATAGCGACAATAGGAATCACTGATTATGCACAAAAGGAATTAGGAGATATTGTTTATGTTGACGTAGATTGTCTTGAACAGCAGCTGAATGCTGATGATGTTTTTGGATCTGTTGAAGCTGTAAAAACAGTTTCTGACTTATACATGCCCGTTTCCGGAAAAATAATTGAAGTTAATGATGCGTTAGATAATAATCCAGATCTGTTAAATCAATCTCCTTATAATGATGGTTGGATTATAAAAGTTCAAATTAACGATGCAAATAATAATGAATTATTAAACTCTGATCAATACAAGTCTTTAATTGGTATGTAA